In the genome of Salinigranum halophilum, the window GAGCTCATGCCCGACCTCGTCCGTCGTGCGGACGCGCAACTGCGCTCGCTCGCGACGCTCATCGACGACGAGGACGCGCTCCCGGAGGAGCTACGCGGTGTGGCTGCGCCGGCCGCGTCCCCTGATACGGACGAATCGGACGACGAAGACACGGACGACACCGACACTGAAGCCGACGAAGACGCCGACGCGGACGTCGACGAAGACGACGACGAGGACGACGGCGCAGACGGCCTCGGTGCGATGTTCGGATAACACGAGGTAAGAACAATGGAATACGTTTACTCAGCACTCATCCTGAACGAAGCCGGCGAAGAGATCAACGAAGAGAACATCACGGCGGTCCTCGAGGCCGCCGGCGTCGATGTCGAGCAGTCCCGCGTCAAGGCGCTCGTCGCCGCGCTCGAGGACGTCGACATCGAGGAAGCTATCGAGACGGCCGCCGCCGCGCCCGCCGCGGCCGGTGGTGCTGCCGGCGGTGCCGGTGGCTCCGACGACAGCGACGACGAGGACGACGGCGACGAGGCCGACGAGGCCGAGGCCGCCGAGGAAGAAGAAGAAGACGAGGACGACGAGGCCGGCGGCGAGGGCCTCGGCGAACTCTTCGGCTGAACCGCGGATACCACTCCGCGTCCTGCCGACCTCGCGTCCGACGCACGACCACTACGATTTCTTTCGACGCCGACACCGTCCGTAAGCGACGGCGCCGTCCGGGGTGACCGGTGGGCGTCCCCCCGCCACGAGCGTTCAAATACGAGGGCGTCACCACCTCGGGGTACGATGGCCGGAGACCTCTTCGCGGGGCTGTGGGTGGTCGACCGTGTCGGCGTCCTCCTCGCGTACACGCTCGGCGGCGTCGCCCTGGGGACCGTCTCCGGGCTCGTTCCGGGCATCCACGCCAACGCCTTCGCGCTCCTCCTCGCGGCGACCGCGCCGACTCTCTCGGGTCCCTCGGCGGGTGTCGCCGTCGCCGTGCTCGCCGCGGGCGTGACACACACCTTCCTCGACGTGGTGCCCGCGCTCGCGCTTGGCGTCCCCGACGCCGCGATGGCTGCCGGGTCGCTGCCGGGCCATCGGCTCGTCCTCGGGGGGCGGGGACGGGAGGCACTCAGGCTCTCTGCGCTCGGCAGCGGCGGGGCGCTGCTCTGTGCCCTTCCGGTCGCCGTTCCGTTGACGGCGCTCGTCCGTCGTCACGAATCGCTGCTCTCCACGTCGCTTCCATTTCTGCTGGTGGGCGTGTTCGTCCTGCTCGTGCTCGCCGAACGCCGGCCGTGGCGGATGGTCGCGGCCGCGTTTCTCGTCCTCCTCTCGGGTGCCCTCGGGCTGGCGACCCTCGACCGACCGTTCGACGGCTTCGTCGCCGTCGGGGGCGTGCTCACGCCGCTGTTCGGCGGGCTGTTCGGTGTCCCCGTCCTCGTCGACGCCGCCCGCGGCAGCGGCGTTCCAACACAGGACGGAGTGGAACTCGCGACCCGACCGTCGGCGGTGGGACGTGCGGCCGTCGCGGGCGTCGCCGGCGGCGGGCTGGTCGGCTACCTCCCGGGCGTCTCGGCCGGAGTCGCGGCGACGCTCGCACTCCCGTTCGCCGGGCGGGAGGACCCGGACCGCACCTACGTCGTCGCGACCAGCGGGGCGAACACCGCGACCGCCGTCTTCGCGCTCTTCTCGCTCGTCGCGCTCGACGCGCCCCGAACGGGTGTGACCGTCGCGCTCCGGGCGGTCGGTCCCCCACCGCTCGCGACGCTTCTCACCGCGACGGTCGTCGCCGGCGTCGTCTCGGCCGTCCTCGTCCCCGTGCTCGGCGACAGATATCTCGCAGCCGCCGGCCAGGTGGGACCACGGACCACGAGTCTCGTCGCCTGCGGCCTCCTCTGTCTCCTCTCGGGGCTGTTCGCGGGGGTCGGTGGTGTCGTCGTGCTCGCCGCCGCCGGGGTCGTGGGCCTTCTACCGGTTCGGCTCGGGGTCCGCCGCGTCCACCTCATGGGTGTCCTCGCAGTCCCGCTCGTGGTCGGATGAGGGCCCCCGTGTGAATCGAAAGACAACCGTTAAACGTCACGGCTGGGTTCGTTGGTGTATGAGCGAGAGCGAGCCAGAGCGGCGGCACGCCCGACAGTGCGTGTCCTGTGGCATCAACATCTCCGGCATGAGTGCCGCGACGTTCAAATGTCCGGACTGTGGCCAGGAGATCTCCCGCTGTGCGAAGTGCCGCAAACAGAGCAACCTCTACGAGTGCCCCGACTGTGGGTTCCGAGGTCCCTAACCGACTCCAACAATGGGAAAAGTAGCAGCCAAAATCAAGGTCATGCCGAACAGCCCCGATATCGACCTCGACGCGCTTCAAGAGCGCCTCGAGGAGTCACTCCCTGAGGGCGCGAAAATAAACGGGTTCGAGCGCGACAACGTCGCGTTCGGTCTCGTCGCGCTCCTCCCGACGGTCATCGTCCCCGACGACGCCGGCGGGACCGAAGCGGTCGAAGAGTCTTTCACCGGCGTCGACGGCGTCGAGAGCGTCTCCGTCGAGAACGTCGGCCGCATCTGAACAGCCCTCCTCTCGCGGGTCTTCACCGTCGGTGAGCGGCGGTGCTCGCGAGCGTTTAGTCCCGCGCTGCGAGGACGATCCCGACGACGGTCCCGAGGATGAACCCCCCGAACATCGCCAGTGGGAGCGAGTTGAGGAGGATGCCGATAATCCCGCCGACGAGCATCCCCACAGCGAACCCGGAGCCGAAGCGGACAGCGAAGGTGCTCTCGCTCGCGCCCGGCCCGGCCTCGGCGACCGCGGCCTCGGTTTCGTGAGCGACCGCCATCTCGGACTCGGTCTCTGCGGTCTCGAGCGTCGATTCCGTCTCCCCGGACCGCGAGACGTCGGTGACCGTGGGGGTTTCCTGACTCATGAGAGAGAGTGGTCCGCGGAGCCTGATAGGTTTTACCACGAGTCGCACCGGGCGGGAACGACGGCGTACCATGTGTCGCACTGCCGTGCGCGGACGGGAACGTGTCTTTTATAACGACGTCAGAAGTAGTACGTCCCACGACTATGCCGAGTTCCAACGGTCCGATGAAGGGGACGCGGAACAAACTCAAGAACAAGCCCCGAGAGCGTGGGACGTCGCCGCCCCAGCGCGCGATTCAGGAGTACGAGGTCGGCCAGAAGGTCCACCTGAAGATCGACCCCAGCGTCCGGAAGGGTCGCTTCCACCCGCGCTTCAGCGGACACACGGGTGAGGTCGTCGGCAAACAGGGCCGCTCGTTCAAGGTGGAGATCACCGACGGCGGGAAGGCGAAGACGCTCATCACGCGCCCGGCCCACCTCCGTGCGCAGAAGTAGACG includes:
- a CDS encoding 50S ribosomal protein L21e translates to MPSSNGPMKGTRNKLKNKPRERGTSPPQRAIQEYEVGQKVHLKIDPSVRKGRFHPRFSGHTGEVVGKQGRSFKVEITDGGKAKTLITRPAHLRAQK
- a CDS encoding HVO_2753 family zinc finger protein, giving the protein MSESEPERRHARQCVSCGINISGMSAATFKCPDCGQEISRCAKCRKQSNLYECPDCGFRGP
- the rpl12p gene encoding 50S ribosomal protein P1, whose product is MEYVYSALILNEAGEEINEENITAVLEAAGVDVEQSRVKALVAALEDVDIEEAIETAAAAPAAAGGAAGGAGGSDDSDDEDDGDEADEAEAAEEEEEDEDDEAGGEGLGELFG
- a CDS encoding tripartite tricarboxylate transporter permease, which translates into the protein MAGDLFAGLWVVDRVGVLLAYTLGGVALGTVSGLVPGIHANAFALLLAATAPTLSGPSAGVAVAVLAAGVTHTFLDVVPALALGVPDAAMAAGSLPGHRLVLGGRGREALRLSALGSGGALLCALPVAVPLTALVRRHESLLSTSLPFLLVGVFVLLVLAERRPWRMVAAAFLVLLSGALGLATLDRPFDGFVAVGGVLTPLFGGLFGVPVLVDAARGSGVPTQDGVELATRPSAVGRAAVAGVAGGGLVGYLPGVSAGVAATLALPFAGREDPDRTYVVATSGANTATAVFALFSLVALDAPRTGVTVALRAVGPPPLATLLTATVVAGVVSAVLVPVLGDRYLAAAGQVGPRTTSLVACGLLCLLSGLFAGVGGVVVLAAAGVVGLLPVRLGVRRVHLMGVLAVPLVVG
- a CDS encoding elongation factor 1-beta, which produces MGKVAAKIKVMPNSPDIDLDALQERLEESLPEGAKINGFERDNVAFGLVALLPTVIVPDDAGGTEAVEESFTGVDGVESVSVENVGRI